A portion of the Salmo trutta chromosome 1, fSalTru1.1, whole genome shotgun sequence genome contains these proteins:
- the LOC115203066 gene encoding reprimo-like protein, which produces MNISFFDQAQGALFNRSQVLAGTLVNCCNATDVATSDGGSLALPPDERKLFISRVVQIAVLCVLSLTVMFGIFFLGCNLMIKSESMINFMVKDRRPSKDVEAPGMIGLS; this is translated from the coding sequence ATGAACATCTCCTTCTTCGACCAAGCCCAGGGCGCACTATTCAACAGGAGCCAAGTCCTCGCTGGTACTCTGGTGAACTGCTGCAACGCGACCGACGTGGCAACCAGTGACGGCGGCTCGCTGGCGCTACCTCCGGACGAGCGGAAACTCTTCATCAGTCGCGTCGTACAGATCGCCGTCCTGTGCGTACTGTCGCTCACCGTCATGTTTGGTATCTTTTTCCTCGGCTGCAACCTCATGATCAAATCGGAGAGTATGATTAACTTTATGGTGAAGGACCGGAGACCTTCCAAAGACGTAGAAGCGCCGGGGATGATAGGACTCAGCTAG